The Streptomyces cyanogenus DNA segment TTTCCCGGACGGACCCTCAGAACTTGCTCAACTCTGCTTTGGGGTGGGAAGCGGGCGGGCATCCCCCCGGCACCGCGCGAGACGCGGCAACACGCGAGGCGCCCACGGGGGGCCGCTTCGGGGGAACGGAAGGAGGGTGGCGCCATGTTCGCAGGCATCATCCTGGCGGTGGTCGTGGTCGTGCTCCTCGCGGCGGGCCGGGCCCGCCGGAGCCGGAACGCCCGGCTGTCGCTGCACAAGGGCGGGCGGAACCGGTCGTACCGCTCGTCGGGCTCGTCTTCGTCGTCCTCGTCGTCCTCGACCTATGCGGACAGCGGGTCGAACAGCTGGTGGGTCGGCGGTGGCGGTGACTCCGGCTCGTCGGGCGGGCACGGCGGGCACGGTGGACACGGCGGGGGCCACGGGGGCCACTCCTGTGGGGGCCACTCCTGCGGTGGAGGTTCGTCGTGCGGCGGGGGATCCTCGTGCGGCGGGGGCGGATGCGGGGGAGGCAGCTGACACGGGGCAGCTGAGCTTCCGGAACAGGGGGAACCGTATCCGGGCCGCGCACCACCGAGCGCCCGTCGGAGGGACCATCCGGCGGGCGCTCGGCCTGTCCGTCCCCGCGCCCGGCGCACGCCGTGGTTGAACAGTTGAACTGTGGAGCCCTCTGAGGGATGGAAACCCCACGAAGTTGGGTAAAAACGCTGTGGCGGGGCCACCGTTCATGATTCCCTCTAAACCGCCAACGCAGCCCCCTCGGACGTCCTCAGACTCCCCCACCCCGGCCGGGCCGGCTGGGCTGACATGGCCGATCTCCCCCTTCTTTGTTTGCGTGTTAGCGGAGCCGATCCATGCTCACGACCCTGAACACCTCCTACACCGATACGCGCGCTGCCGACCTCGCCTGGGCCCTGGGACGCGAGCCGCTGCCCGCCCTGGCCACGCTCGACCTCGAACTCACCGGCGCCAAAATGCAGTTGCGGCTGCTCGGCGCGTCCCATCAGGTACTCCTGGAGGAGGAGCGGGGGAGCTGTTCGGAGACGGTCGCGTGCATCCCCGGCTCCAGCACCCCGCTGCCGCTGGGCGTCGCCAAGCGGATCGGCGACTGGGAGTACGAGTTCGCCGCCCGCGTGGAGGTGCTCACCCCCGGCTCGTTCGCGGGCCGCGCCCAGGAGTTGCTGGCCCTCGTCTCCGACCATCCGCACGGCCTCGCCGGTGTCTTCCCCGGCAGCCCGCACGCCTTCACCGCGATGCTGGCCCAGTGGCACGAGGGCCAGGTGCACTGGCGCACCTGGCACGCCTACCCGCAGGACGGGCAGTTGGTCGCCACCCGGACCCGGGTCGGGCCACGGGGGAGAGCGGTGCGGCCGAAGTGACGGCGGCGCGGCCGGGGTGACGGCTGTGCGGTCAAGTGACGGCACGGTCGAGTGACGGCACGGTCGAGTGACGGTGGCGCGGCGTGGTGGCGGTGCGGCGGGGGTGACGGCTGCGCGGCCGGTGACGGCGGCGCGGTGTGGTGGCGGCTGTGCGGCCGGGGTGACGGCGGTGCAGTTGACGTGACGGTGGCGCAGTCCAGTGACGGTGGCGCGCCATGGTGGCGGTGCGGCCGGGGTGACGGCTGTGCGGTCGAGTGACGGCACGGTCGAGTGACGGCGGTGCGGCGTGGTGGCGGCGCGGTCGAGGGCACGATGGCGGGGCCGAGGGAACGGGATCGCGCCCGAGGCGACCGCCCGGCCGTACGGCTCGTCCCGGTGCGTCGTCGGCATAAACCCGCACTGCGTCAACCGCCCGCAGATCCACACGTGTGGGTGACGAAGCGTCCCGAGTACGTGACGTAACGTCGCAGCGTGATCGAACGGCCCGCCCCCGCGCCCCCGGGCGCCCCGCCCTCCCGGACATGCCCCGCACGGCTGCCCGTCCGGCCCGGCACCGGGCGGTTCCTGGTCCTCGTGTGCGTCTTCGTCTGCGCGGCCTGCGGACTCGTGTACGAACTGGAACTCGTCGCCTTCGCCTCCTACCTGATCGGGGACTCGGTCACCCAGGCCTCCGTGGTGCTGTCCGTGATGGTGTTCGCGATGGGCATCGGCTCCCTCGCCGCCAAACGGCTGCGCTGGCACGCGGCGGCCGGATTCGGCGCCGTCGAGTCGGCCCTCGCGCTGATCGGCGGCTGCAGCGCCATGGCCCTGTACGCCGTCTTCGCCTGGACCGCCGGCTGGGGCGGTATATGGGCCGCCGGACCGCGCTGCCTCCTGGTCGCCTTCTCCCTCGCCATCGGCCTGCTCATCGGTGCCGAGGTCCCGCTGCTGATGGAGCTGATCCAGCGCATCCGCCGGCAGGACGCGGGCGGCGCGGTGGCCGACCTGTTCGCCGCGGACTACGTCGGCGCCCTCGTCGGCGGCCTCGCCTTCCCCTTCCTTCTCCTGCCGTTCCTGGGCCAGTTGACCGGCGCGCTGCTGACCGGCACGGTCAACGTGGTCGCGGGCGGTGCCCTGGTCCTCGGCCTCTTCCGCCGCGACCTCACCCGCCGCGCCCGCTGGACCCTGCTGCTCACCGGCCTCCTCGTGCTCGGCGTCCTCGCCTCGGCCGCCGCCCTCGCCGGTGACTTCGAACGGGCCGCCCGGCGCGCCGTGTACGGCACCGACGTCCGGGTGGCCGTACGGACCGGCGTCCAGGAGGTCGTGCTGGCCGGCGGCACCGGGGGCCGGCCCCTCGACCTGTTCCTCGACGGCCGCCTGCGCGTCGGCGGCCGGGACGCCCGCCGCTACCGCGAGGCCCTGGTCGGGCCCGCTCTGGCCGGCCCGCACACGCGCGTCCTGATCCTCGGCGGCGGCGACGGCCTGGCCGCCCGCGAGGTGCTGCGCCGGCACGGCGTGCACCGTGTCGACGTCGTCGAACGCGACCCGGGCCTGGTGGACCTGGCCCGCCGCGACCCCGGCCTGTCCGCCGCCAACGGGCACGCCTTCGCCGACCGGCGCCTGCACGTCACCACCGCCGACGCGCTCGGCTGGCTGCGGCGGGCGCGCGGGCCGGTGTACGACGTCGTCGTCGCCGACCTCCCCGACCCGGGGATCACCGCCAGTACCAAGCTGTACTCCCAGGAGTTCTACGGCCTCGCCCGCCGCGTCCTGGCCCCGGACGGCCGCCTGGTGGTGCACGCGGGCCCCGTCACCGCCCGTCCCCGCGCCTTCTGGACCGTCGCCGCGACCCTGCGCACCGCCGGCTTCGCGGTCTCCCCCTACCGGGTCCTCGGCCACGACACCGGCTTCGCCCCCGGCCCCGACCGCTCGACCGGTACGTCCCGGGCCCCGCGCGACTGGGGCTTCCTCCTTGCGGCACCCGGGCTCACGGCGCCGCCCCTGCGGATGACCGGGCACGCGGCCACCTTCACCCAGGCCGACCTGGCGGCGGACGCCCGGGCGGCGGAGCGGACCAGGGTCGGGGGACTGCGGGCGTCGACGCTGGTGCATCCGAGGTACTGAGAGGTGCGGGGGCGCGGGGGCGGGGGACAGGCGGGGTGAGGGCGGGCGCATCCGGGCGTCGCCCGGGTGGTGCCGCGCCGCGCCGCGCCGAGTGAGCGAGCGAGTGAGTGAGCGACGTGCGGGCGGAGGGGGCCCGGGGGCGGAGCTCCGGCAGGCCCGGGTGAGTTCCGGCCACAACTGGGTAGGCTCCCCGACCATGGAGCACCAGGTCTTCGTCCCGGTCCCCGCAGAGCGGCTCCGCGCCGCGCTGGCCGACAAGGCCCACGTGGCCCGGGCCGTCCCCGGCCTGCAACAGGAGGCCGGTGCCGAACCGCTCACCGGCCGGCTGAAACTCCGCGTCGCCGGACATTCCATCACCTACCGGGGCACCGCCCGCGTCACCCCCCGGGAGGACGGCACGTACGCGGTGGACGGCGACGCCAGCGAGTCCCGCGGCACCGGCGCGGTCAAGCTCGCCCTGACGCTGACCCTCACGGACACCGAGGGCGGCTGCACGGTCACGGCCGAGGGCACCGCGGACGCGTCCGGCCGGATCACGGAACTGCCGGCGGAGACGGTGACCGCGGCGGCGACCAGGCTGCTGACCCGCTTCCTGGAAACCCTGGCGACGGATGCCGGCGAGCAGCCGGAACCGGCCGGCGGAGCCGCGGACGCGGACCAGCCCGAAAGCGCGGGTGGGGACGCGGCGCGGCCCGGGGAGGAGACCGGTGGCGGGGGCGCACACGAGGAGGAGTCCGGAAGCGCCGGCACCGCCGCCCGCGCCGTGCACCCCGACCGGCTCTCCGGCGACTTCGCCGACACGGGCGAACCGCCCGCCGAGGCGGCGCACGCCCGCCGCACCATGATCGGCCGCAGCGCCGAGGAGGTCGACCACGCCCCGCCGCGCGGCCGCTACGCCCCCGTACCGGCCCCCCAGACCGTCACCGGCAGCCCGGCCCTGCGCTGGGCGGCCCCCGCCGCGGCGCTGGCCCTGGCCTCCGCGATCGTGGTCACCCGCGCCCTGCGCAAACGCCGCTGACCTCTCCGGCGCACGATCTCTTGATCGCCCCAGTAGGGTCGGTTCCGTGAGTGA contains these protein-coding regions:
- a CDS encoding SRPBCC family protein; translation: MEHQVFVPVPAERLRAALADKAHVARAVPGLQQEAGAEPLTGRLKLRVAGHSITYRGTARVTPREDGTYAVDGDASESRGTGAVKLALTLTLTDTEGGCTVTAEGTADASGRITELPAETVTAAATRLLTRFLETLATDAGEQPEPAGGAADADQPESAGGDAARPGEETGGGGAHEEESGSAGTAARAVHPDRLSGDFADTGEPPAEAAHARRTMIGRSAEEVDHAPPRGRYAPVPAPQTVTGSPALRWAAPAAALALASAIVVTRALRKRR
- a CDS encoding DUF2617 family protein gives rise to the protein MLTTLNTSYTDTRAADLAWALGREPLPALATLDLELTGAKMQLRLLGASHQVLLEEERGSCSETVACIPGSSTPLPLGVAKRIGDWEYEFAARVEVLTPGSFAGRAQELLALVSDHPHGLAGVFPGSPHAFTAMLAQWHEGQVHWRTWHAYPQDGQLVATRTRVGPRGRAVRPK
- a CDS encoding polyamine aminopropyltransferase, with the translated sequence MIERPAPAPPGAPPSRTCPARLPVRPGTGRFLVLVCVFVCAACGLVYELELVAFASYLIGDSVTQASVVLSVMVFAMGIGSLAAKRLRWHAAAGFGAVESALALIGGCSAMALYAVFAWTAGWGGIWAAGPRCLLVAFSLAIGLLIGAEVPLLMELIQRIRRQDAGGAVADLFAADYVGALVGGLAFPFLLLPFLGQLTGALLTGTVNVVAGGALVLGLFRRDLTRRARWTLLLTGLLVLGVLASAAALAGDFERAARRAVYGTDVRVAVRTGVQEVVLAGGTGGRPLDLFLDGRLRVGGRDARRYREALVGPALAGPHTRVLILGGGDGLAAREVLRRHGVHRVDVVERDPGLVDLARRDPGLSAANGHAFADRRLHVTTADALGWLRRARGPVYDVVVADLPDPGITASTKLYSQEFYGLARRVLAPDGRLVVHAGPVTARPRAFWTVAATLRTAGFAVSPYRVLGHDTGFAPGPDRSTGTSRAPRDWGFLLAAPGLTAPPLRMTGHAATFTQADLAADARAAERTRVGGLRASTLVHPRY